The proteins below come from a single Yamadazyma tenuis chromosome 5, complete sequence genomic window:
- a CDS encoding uncharacterized protein (EggNog:ENOG503NWNU): MKFGKSLIELTIPEWKSYNLDYNDLKSQIRLVSESQVSLASLNRKFLSNFEVINMFVKTKHADISRKLEHYDNSFDALLENDDGANVKLIKMDMLVSSLIDLSITLKKLSKFILIQKIAVKKIFKKLSKKHPDPYVSSKIIFNLKLVLNRDRQSFVNISLVDLTLRLTNMINLIKFEMNKLRHKDQELEQDPMFSEGDGKLTNLKFDFNVLLKKNFSLTFILPDDSSNFNEVLLNMNIYLSFQRLSEKESTNSIIFLQNDENLSSQPSYVLSELGETYSLIISHIGGLRKFSYCYLPNNIIDSMFKYLHNSNNEECEEELKEYFRTHTVNSLTKLTIDSLLNKNLKPKVKVYTKTLRYYIDKYSSVQPDNSGLLSEPLQDDYLLNLRYDICTTNAVGQINTTDFNVDDPDLDKFPFNLLELNSNDSNLLRFEKTLLTEIKDDNQLVNKFSIGHLGKLPDPIQKLIKNNNSINLFRNFNLYQYTLSSYYNVVPQDINNHFSKLLNMNLFKSFENIENFNNDLSFDSYILKDNTDKMLKNQLSLNDLEHQAKLSKQKQSKASKASSQYSSRPNLKKNSSLQSMSSSFNLSVFTNDKSRPNEFDDLIEDEDNDSLRIFWNEEPEARFKRSNSNSNLSNFVLNLIHLKSRMNRVGETTSLRGSNDYINDYQSVSVNSNSNQSVDYYTTLNHYYYEHDKILSFFYLTLSFSSIFIASVEFGLTFSILKLQQTNQFQVNDNMWFFGILSIGIIISFICSMLAFNLIFKRFSAPSCLHYGVIVISFALILLCIILCALLFFL, from the coding sequence ATGAAGTTTGGTAAGAGCCTTATCGAGTTGACGATTCCCGAATGGAAGTCATATAACCTCGATTACAACGACTTGAAGAGTCAGATCCGTTTGGTGTCTGAATCCCAGGTGAGTCTCGCGTCCCTCAACCGCAAGTTTCTCCTGAACTTTGAGGTTATCAACATGTTTGTAAAGACCAAACACGCAGACATCTCCCGCAAGCTCGAGCACTACGACAACAGTTTCGATGCccttttggaaaatgatgaTGGCGCCAATGTTAAGTTAATAAAGATGGATATGTTGGTTCTGAGTCTCATCGACTTGTCAATCACCCTCAAGAAActctccaagttcatttTAATCCAGAAAATAGCcgtgaagaagatcttcaagaagcttCTGAAGAAGCACCCGGACCCGTACGTGAGCTCCAagatcatcttcaacttgaagttggtaCTCAACCGCGATCGTCAATCGTTTGTGAACATCAGCTTGGTGGACCTCACGCTCAGACTCACCAATatgatcaacttgatcaaattcgAGATGAATAAGCTCCGCCACAAAGACCAGGAACTCGAGCAGGACCCGATGTTCTCGGAGGGCGACGGgaagttgaccaacttgaaatttgacttcaacgtacttttgaagaagaactttctGTTGACCTTCATTCTCCCCGACGATTCCAGCAACTTCAATGaggttttgttgaacatgaacATCTACTTGAGTTTCCAGCGGCTTTCGGAAAAGGAGTCGACCAACTCGATTATTTTTTTACAAAACGACGAGAACTTGTCCAGTCAACCGTCATATGTGCTCTCGGAGTTGGGAGAGACCTACTCGTTGATAATCAGTCATATTGGCGGGTTGCGCAAATTCAGCTATTGCTACCTTCCCAACAACATCATTGATCTGATGTTCAAGTATCTCCACAACTCTAATAACGAGGAATGTGAAGAGGAACTTAAAGAGTACTTCCGCACCCACACCGTCAACTCgttgaccaagttgacAATCGATTCGTTactcaacaagaacttgaaacccAAGGTGAAGGTATACACAAAGACCTTGCGGTACTACATCGACAAATATTCGCTGGTGCAGCCTGATAATCTGGGATTATTGAGTGAGCCGCTTCAGGACGActacttgttgaacttaCGGTATGACATCTGTACCACCAATGCCGTGGGGCAGATCAACACCACGGACTTCAACGTAGACGATCCAGACCTCGACAAATTCCCCTTCAACTTACTCGAGCTTAACTCCAACGACTCCAACTTGTTGCGGTTTGAAAAGACCCTATTGACAGAAATAAAGGATGACAACCAGTTGGTGAACAAGTTCTCCATAGGCCATTTGGGTAAACTTCCTGACCCCATCcagaagttgatcaagaacaacaattccatcaacctTTTCCGCAACTTCAACCTCTACCAGTATACGCTTTCGTCGTACTACAACGTGGTGCCTCAGgatatcaacaaccacttCTCCAAGTTGCTCAACatgaatttgttcaaaagctttgAGAACATtgagaacttcaacaacgacTTGAGCTTTGACTCATACATTTTAAAGGATAACACCGACaaaatgttgaagaaccaattgTCGTTGAACGACCTCGAGCACCAAGCTAAGTTGCTGAAGCAGAAACAGTCAAAGGCATCAAAGGCTTCGTCCCAGTATAGCCTGCGCCCCaacctcaagaagaacagtTCCCTCCAGTCGATgtcttcttccttcaacttgtctgTGTTCACCAATGATAAAAGCAGGCCCAACGAGTTCGATGACTTGATAGAGGATGAAGACAATGATAGCCTCCGGATTTTCTGGAACGAAGAACCAGAAGCACGGTTCAAAagatccaattccaattccaacctCAGTAATTTTGTGTTGAACCTAATTCACTTGAAGTCTCGAATGAACCGGGTCGGTGAAACCACCTCACTTCGAGGCTCTAATGACTACATAAACGACTACCAGTCGGTATCggtcaactccaactcaaaCCAGAGCGTCGACTATTATACCACTTTGAACCATTATTACTATGAGCAcgacaagatcttgtcaTTTTTCTACTTGACATTGAGCTTTTCGTCCATTTTCATTGCCAGTGTCGAGTTCGGGTTGACCTTCAGCATCTTGAAACTCCAACAAACCAATCAGTTCCAGGTGAACGATAACATGTGGTTTTTCGGCATCCTTTCCATTGGCATCATCATCTCGTTCATCTGCTCCATGCTTGCATTCAACCTTATTTTCAAACGATTCTCTGCCCCGTCCTGTTTACACTACGGGGTCATTGTGATCAGTTTTGCATTGATCCTTTTGTGTATTATACTATGTGCAttgctcttctttttaTAA
- the PMU3 gene encoding phosphoglycerate mutase (EggNog:ENOG503NWTI; COG:G), with amino-acid sequence MSIPDEFDAVACSLEADTKQKYTALLTDFEKSLESYWKFETVDGMFKQSDDSTDEYKFDYLKEDFGRLLSWEETFAKLDELNSNAPANECYKVFFLARHGQGYHNLANSTYGNKEWYRKWSELNGDGKIVWGPDPELTELGVSQARDNAHVWAEQVKKGVKLPTVWFSSPFRRSADTLINTWESFVDISTIKPLIMEDFRETIGVHTCDKRSPRSVIAAKYEHLGFVIEDGFEEEDVYWKPDYRETIEEHGIRTNRAFQHIFNNCEDEVVSITSHSGAIRAQLLVLNHRPFSIGTGGMIPVVVKGTKYEKGE; translated from the coding sequence ATGAGTATCCCAGACGAGTTTGACGCAGTTGCCTGTTCGTTGGAGGCCGACACCAAGCAAAAATACACAGCGTTGCTTAcagactttgaaaagtcgCTAGAAAGCTACTGGAAGTTTGAGACGGTTGATGGCATGTTTAAGCAGTCCGATGATTCCACCGACGAATACAAGTTTGATTATTTAAAAGAGGATTTCGGACGTCTTTTGAGCTGGGAAGAGACGTTTGCCAAGCTTGACGAGCTTAATTCCAATGCTCCTGCCAACGAATGCTACAAGGTGTTTTTTTTGGCCAGACATGGGCAAGGATACCATAACTTGGCCAACAGTACGTATGGAAACAAGGAATGGTACCGCAAGTGGTCGGAGCTCAACGGGGATGGGAAGATCGTGTGGGGTCCAGACCCCGAGTTGACGGAGCTAGGCGTGAGCCAGGCCCGGGACAATGCCCACGTGTGGGCCGAGCAGGTCAAAAAGGGTGTGAAGTTACCCACGGTGTGGTTCAGCTCTCCCTTTAGAAGAAGTGCTGATACTCTCATTAACACATGGGAGTCGTTTGTGGACATTTCAACCATAAAGCCACTCATAATGGAGGATTTCCGGGAAACTATAGGTGTGCACACTTGTGACAAAAGATCGCCTCGATCGGTGATTGCAGCCAAATACGAACATTTGGGATTTGTAATTGAAGACGGattcgaagaagaagacgttTACTGGAAACCAGATTATCGGGAGACGATCGAGGAGCATGGGATTCGGACCAACCGGGCATTCCAACATATTTTCAATAATTGTGAGGATGAGGTGGTGAGCATAACCTCTCATTCGGGAGCCATTAGGGCccagttgttggtgttgaaccATAGGCCATTTCTGATTGGAACTGGGGGGATGATTCCGGTGGTGGTTAAGGGAACCAAGTACGAGAAGGGAGAATAG
- the TPD3 gene encoding protein phosphatase 2A structural subunit (EggNog:ENOG503NU14; COG:T; BUSCO:EOG09261AH9), translated as MENFNDDLYPLALLMDELKHDDVSNRVQAMQKVDTIAMALGPERTINELLPFLNDVAQDDEEEVFAVLATKLGDFIPLIGGHQNCEPLIQILLHLAPIEEPIVRDKAIASLNNISTELTNEEVFEIFLPIIRDLSQGNWFSKRIASCGLYKSVVVRVEAPVRQELLALFLKLVTDDGPMVRRSAATNLPAIINKLTDFTGIDANDPNKVTNKDWEIISQMFQSLINDDQDSVKFLSIDVLISILEYFQKIQDQSHNSDFLVNSLKLMSDESWRVRYTAADRFNRIAENFGNEEAKLTKLIEPFISLMKDNEGEVRKAIAKQLPAFCKSLNKYEALKPTILNKILPVVNELSQDPQENVRSSLALNITELSSILSKQSTIDKLLPIFLNMLKDEFPDVRLNIISNLSIVNETIGINLLTTSLLPAITELAQDSKWRVRLAIIEYIPKLADQLGEEFFNKELLTLCLSWLWDSVYAIREASVKNLRKITEIFGSAWADKYIIDKLVSIKNNTHSSTLNNNDNNDDTIHDDNDNDEINIDFASFIIRITCVFALNELIPVLDHQIITEKVLPFLNDLIDDKVPNIRFNLATSYLRISETLAGKQGDSPVIEQNVLKNLDILVNDNDSDVRYFASKSIDSIKELLAV; from the coding sequence ATGGAGAACTTTAACGACGACTTGTATCCTTTGGCGCTCTTGATGGATGAGTTGAAACACGACGATGTCAGCAATCGAGTCCAGGCCATGCAAAAAGTGGACACCATTGCCATGGCGCTTGGCCCCGAACGCACCATCAATGAATTACTACCATTTTTAAACGATGTGGCCCAGGACGACGAGGAAGAAGTGTTCGCCGTAttggccaccaagttggGCGACTTCATCCCGTTGATTGGAGGCCACCAGAATTGTGAACCCTTGATTCAAATCTTGTTGCATTTGGCTCCCATTGAAGAACCCATTGTTAGGGACAAGGCCATCGCttccttgaacaacatcAGCACCGAATTGACCAACGAGGAGGTGTTTGAAATCTTCTTGCCCATCATCCGAGATTTAAGTCAGGGTAATTGGTTCTCCAAGAGAATTGCCAGTTGTGGATTGTATAAATCTGTGGTTGTAAGAGTGGAAGCTCCTGTCAGACAAGAGTTATTGGcgttgtttttgaagttggtcaCTGATGACGGCCCCATGGTTAGAAGAAGTGCTGCCACCAACTTGCCTGCCATCATAAACAAGTTGACTGATTTTACTGGAATCGATGCTAATGATCCCAACAAAGTCACCAACAAAGACTGGGAAATCATCAGCCAAATGTTCCAAAGcttgatcaatgatgatCAAGACTCggtcaagttcttgagcATTGATGTGTTGATTTCGATTTTGGAGTACTTTCAAAAGATCCAGGACCAAAGTCATAACTCAGAttttttggtcaactcgttgaaaTTGATGTCTGATGAAAGCTGGAGAGTTAGATACACTGCGGCAGACAGATTCAACAGAATTGCCGAGAACTTTGGTAATGAAGAGgccaaattgaccaaattgatTGAGCCTTttatttctttgatgaaggaTAATGAAGGAGAAGTCAGAAAGGCCATTGCTAAGCAATTACCAGCATTCTGCAAACTGTTGAACAAATACGAAGCCTTGAAACCAACCATCTTAAACAAGATTTTGCCCGTGGTTAACGAGTTAAGTCAAGACCCTCAAGAAAATGTTAGAAGTTCATTGGCATTAAACATTACTGAGTTGTCATCCATTTTGTCCAAACAATCCACCATTGATAAATTATTACCTATTTTCCTCAACATGTTGAAGGATGAATTTCCCGATGTGAGATTGAACATCATTTCGAATTTATCGATAGTAAACGAAACCATCGGCATAAACTTGTTAACCACCAGTTTGTTACCTGCCATCACTGAATTGGCCCAGGATTCTAAATGGAGAGTCAGATTGGCCATCATCGAATACATTCCAAAGTTGGCTGACCAGCTAGGAGAAGAATTCTTTAACAAGGAATTGTTAACCTTGTGCTTGTCATGGTTATGGGATTCTGTGTATGCTATAAGAGAAGCGTCAGTGAAGAATTTGAGAAAGATCACAGAGATTTTTGGTTCGGCTTGGGCTGACAAGTACATCATAGATAAGTTGGTTTcgatcaagaacaacacTCACAGTTCAACATTAAACAATAATGACAACAATGATGATACAATTCATGAcgataatgataatgatgaaattaatattgattttgcaaGCTTTATTATAAGAATAACTTGTGTGTTTGCTttgaatgagttgattCCTGTATTAGACCACCAAATTATAACCGAAAAGGTGTTACCTttcttgaacgacttgatTGATGACAAAGTACCAAACATCAGATTCAATTTGGCCACAAGCTATTTGCGCATTTCCGAAACATTGGCTGGGAAGCAAGGTGATAGCCCTgttattgaacaaaatgtgttgaagaacttggatattttgGTTAACGATAACGACTCCGATGTTAGATATTTTGCTTCGAAATCCATTGACTCGATTAAAGAGTTATTAGCTGTCTAA
- the ISA2 gene encoding [4Fe-4S] proteins maturation (BUSCO:EOG09265G5K; COG:C,U; EggNog:ENOG503P4Q9), producing the protein MYAATIRRSIHLLRPVRPIRVPIYPTRRLYSVEPRTLKAATLKPAVNDFAKTRLVSGQTNMKIAITERAGQKLSSIAEKDNNPNSVLLIKVESGGCHGFQYDIKLTDLKEELTNNPDLLVFKRSSPSNAQIVIDESSLQILQDSKLDYTTELIGSQFKVVESPYTTSACGCGSSFDFDFDKLAQKQGESI; encoded by the coding sequence ATGTACGCTGCTACCATCAGAAGAAGTATACATCTTTTAAGGCCCGTGAGGCCCATTCGGGTACCCATTTATCCTACTAGGAGGCTATACTCAGTCGAACCCAGAACATTAAAAGCGGCCACCCTCAAGCCGGCGGTTAACGATTTTGCAAAGACCAGATTGGTGAGTGGTCAAACAAACATGAAGATTGCCATTACAGAAAGAGCCGGACAGAAACTAAGCCTGATAGCAGAAAAAGACAACAATCCAAACTCTGTGTTACTCATAAAAGTGGAAAGTGGCGGGTGCCACGGATTCCAGTATGATATTAAATTGACAGACttaaaagaagaattgacGAACAATCCCGATTTGCTAGTATTCAAGAGATCATCACCGCTGAACGCCCAGATAGTCATTGATGAGAGCTCTCTCCAGATCTTGCAAGACTCCAAACTTGACTATACGACCGAACTTATAGGGAGTCAATTTAAAGTAGTTGAATCTCCTTATACCACATCTGCGTGTGGATGTGGTAGTTcgtttgattttgattttgacaaGTTGGCACAGAAACAAGGAGAAAGCATTTGA
- the PMT2 gene encoding Protein O-mannosyltransferase 2 (CAZy:GT39; EggNog:ENOG503NURN; COG:O), translating into MSSSVDVNSTEGLSRRTRSKVREANESTPIPDGEEIDAGDAKLEQENEAQEFNSALASFESWFAPIFFTALSFVVRLYRISINDSVVWDEAHFGKFGSYYLRHEFYHDVHPPLGKMLVGLSGYIAGYNGSWDFPSGEKFPDYIDYTKMRVFNAVFSSLCVPLAYYTFKEIGFQTITTWLFTTMVCLELSYVTLGRFILLDSMLLFFTVATVFCFSRFHNLNEKPDKWFSRKWWKWLLLTGFSIGCTCSVKMVGLFVTTLVGIYTIVDLWNKFGDKSISWTKYFYHWSARIIGLIVVPLLIFLTCFKVHFDLLYKSGTGDANMSSLFQANLVGSDVGGGPRDVTVGHSVITLKNQGLTGGLLHSHVQAFPEGSKQQQVTTYSHKDSNNNWVFQRARGLDHFDPQENKDLEYVVEGMVVRLLHPMTGRNLHSHNVQAPVTKNHYEVAGYGNQTIGDNKDNWVIEIVEQSGDEDKDKLHPLTSSVRFKNTVMNCYLGVTGASLPAWGFRQGEVACFKDPFKKDKRTWWNIESHVNTLLPPPPEDFKLPKTRFIRDFIQLNLAMMATNNALVPDYEKQDDLASSAWEWPTLHVGIRLCSWANDKVKYFLIGSPATTWPSTAGVVFFAGLVLWYLLRWQRQFNDFDGQSHKLKLFIMGGIYPMFGWGLHFVPFVIMGRVTYVHHYLPALYFAMMILCFLIEHLTTPLRKSSSRALNLIYVGVYSSFFGVVVGCFWHWRYVAWGMEGPKSNWAYLDLLSTWRIANDSTQ; encoded by the coding sequence ATGTCTTCCAGTGTCGACGTTAACAGCACTGAGGGGTTGAGTCGTCGGACCAGATCGAAGGTCAGGGAGGCTAATGAAAGTACCCCCATCCCTGATGGCGAAGAAATCGATGCCGGAGACGCAAAATTGGAGCAGGAAAATGAAGCTCAAGAGTTCAACAGCGCATTAGCTTCATTTGAAAGTTGGTTTGCACCAATCTTCTTCACAGCTCTTTCGTTTGTCGTTAGATTGTACAGAATCCTGATTAACGACAGTGTTGTGTGGGACGAAGCCCACTTTGGAAAGTTTGGTTCTTACTACTTGAGACACGAGTTTTACCATGATGTCCACCCTCCTTTAGGGAAGATGTTGGTGGGATTGTCTGGTTACATTGCCGGCTACAACGGTTCATGGGACTTCCCAAgtggtgaaaaatttccCGACTACATCGACTACACCAAGATGAGAGTTTTCAACGCCGTGTTTTCTAGTTTGTGTGTGCCTTTGGCGTACTACACCTTCAAGGAAATCGGATTTCAGACCATTACTACTTGGTTATTCACCACCATGGTATGTTTGGAATTGAGTTACGTGACTTTGGGACGGTTCATTTTGTTGGACTCCATGTTGTTATTTTTCACTGTTGCAACCGTGTTCTGTTTCCTGAGATTTCACAACTTAAACGAGAAGCCTGATAAATGGTTCTCGAgaaaatggtggaaatggttgttgttgacagGTTTCTCCATCGGATGTACTTGCTCGGTTAAGATGGTGGGATTATTTGTTACTACTTTAGTGGGAATTTACACAATCGTTGACTTGTGGAACAAGTTCGGGGATAAATCTATTTCTTGGACCAAATACTTCTATCATTGGTCGGCCAGGATTATCGGATTGATTGTGGTTCCTTTATTAATTTTCTTGACTTGTTTCAAGGTGCATTTCGATTTGTTGTATAAGTCTGGAACTGGAGATGCCAACATGTCTTCGTTGTTTCAAGCCAACTTGGTTGGTTCTGATGTGGGCGGTGGTCCAAGAGATGTCACTGTCGGCCATTCGGTTATTACCTTGAAGAATCAGGGTTTGACTGGTGGCTTATTACACTCTCACGTCCAAGCTTTTCCTGAAGGTTCCAAGCAACAGCAAGTGACCACATATTCCCACAAGGACTCGAATAATAATTGGGTTTTCCAGAGAGCTAGAGGATTAGATCACTTTGATCCCCAAGAAAACAAGGACCTCGAATACGTTGTTGAAGGAATGGTGGTCAGATTACTTCACCCAATGACTGGTAGAAACTTGCACTCTCACAATGTTCAAGCTCCAGTCACCAAGAATCATTATGAAGTTGCCGGGTATGGGAACCAGACTATCGGTGATAATAAGGACAATTGGGTCATTGAGattgttgaacaaagtgGAGATGAAGACAAGGATAAACTTCACCCATTAACCAGTTCTGTCAGATTCAAGAACACGGTAATGAACTGTTACTTGGGAGTTACCGGCGCGTCGTTGCCAGCCTGGGGGTTCAGACAAGGTGAAGTGGCCTGTTTCAAAGACCCTTTTAAAAAGGACAAGAGAACCTGGTGGAACATTGAGAGTCACGTCAACACGTTATTGCCTCCACCTCCAGAAGACTTTAAGTTACCCAAAACTCGTTTTATTAGAGACTTTATTCAATTAAACTTGGCCATGATGGCCACTAACAATGCCTTGGTACCCGACTATGAAAAACAAGATGACTTGGCCTCTTCCGCTTGGGAATGGCCTACTTTACACGTTGGAATCAGATTATGTTCTTGGGCCAACGATAAAGTAAAGTACTTTTTGATCGGATCCCCTGCTACCACCTGGCCCTCCACCGCGGGAGTGGTGTTTTTTGCCGGCTTGGTGTTGTGGTACTTGCTCAGATGGCAAAGACAATTCAACGACTTTGATGGTCAACTGcacaagttgaagttgttcatCATGGGAGGTATCTATCCAATGTTCGGTTGGGGGTTGCACTTTGTACCATTTGTCATCATGGGAAGAGTTACCTACGTGCATCACTACTTGCCTGCATTATACTTTGCCATGATGAttctttgtttcttgattgAACATTTGACCACTCCTTTGAGAAAGTCTAGTAGTAGGGCCCTCAACTTGATCTATGTTGGCGTATATTCGCTgttttttggtgttgtGGTAGGATGTTTCTGGCACTGGAGATACGTTGCCTGGGGTATGGAAGGACCCAAATCTAACTGGGCCTACCTTGACCTATTGAGCACCTGGAGAATTGCCAACGACAGCACCCAATAG